A region of the Thermoplasmata archaeon genome:
CCGTCCTGCGGGTGCGCCTCTCCGGTGAGGACGCCGAGGTTGTGGTAGGCCCGGGACAGCTCGACCCAGTCCCCGACGGAGGTGAGGCGCTGGATCGCCCGCTCGTACCAGCTGACGGCCTCCGCCCGAACCTCGGGGCCGAGGAGCGCGAAGGAGTTGCCGATGTCGATCGCGAGCCGGCCGAGGAGGCGATCGTCGTGCGTGTCGCCGAGAGCGTCCAGCGCGCGCATGCCCTCGTCGAGGGCCTCGCGGTAAGCCCCGCGCTGGAAGGAGATGCGCGCGATGAGGCGGTAGGTCTGGGCCCGGCCGAGCGCGTCGCCGCTCGCGTCGAACAGCCGCTGGGCCTCGAGGGCGGCGCGCTTCGCGCCGTCGAGGTCGAGGTTCTCGCGCGCGATCTCGCCGCGCGCGAGCAGCAGCGAGGCCCGGATCCGCGGCTCGTCCGCGCCTAGGCGCTCGAGCGCGCGCGAGTAGTGGCGGTCGGCCTCCGCGAACCGGCCGAAGGAGTAATAGAGCTCCCCGAGCGCCGAGTCGATCTCGGCGAGATCGCGCCGACGGTCGCCCGGCATCGACTCGAGATCGACCAGGACGCGTTCGAGGTAGAGCGCGGCCGCCTCGGGGTCCTCGGACGATCGGGCGTCGTCCGAGGCCCGGCGGTTGTAGGCGCGGGACTTCTCGGGCACCTTCCCGAGGAAGAAGTGCCGGCCCAGCTCGGCGACCACCGCGAGCGGCGGGTCCGGATAGACCTTCTCCATCGCCTCCGCGATCTTGCGGTGGAGGACCCGCAGGCGGCTCTCCGTCAAGGACCGGTAGATCCGGGCGCGGAACGCCTCCTCGGCGAAGCCGAAGCGGTCGCCACCCGCCCGCTCCTGGAGGATCCCCCGGTGGACGAGCTCCTCGAGCGCTTCGGCGAGCGCCTCCTCCTCGACCCCCATCGCTCCGACGAGGAGCGGGAAGTCGAACTCCGAGCCGATCGCGCTGGCGTAGGCGAGGATCCGGAGCTGCTCGCCCGAGAGTCGCTCGAGCCCCGGCATCTCGTCGGCCGGCTCGACGACGCCGGGCTCGGGCATCGAGCCCGTTCTAGTCCCGGCCACGGGTTAAAGGTGCGCCCGGAGCGCCGCGCCGGTCGCCGTCCGGACCGGACGCCCCGGCCCGGAGCGCCGGCGGCGGGGCTCCGCCGCGCGTCCGCGTCGGCGCCGCAAGGGTTATCTAACGCACCCCGGGTCGACCGGCCGCGATGGCGCAGGCGAGCACGTCCCCGGCGACATCGAGCGAGCCGGTGCGCTTCCGGGAGCTGCCGCTCCCGCGGAAGATCTCGTTCTGGGGATTCGCCGGTCTCGTGGTCTGCGCGGTCGCCTTCTACGTCTGGTGGGGGACCTTCTACGGCGTCTGGATCGACAACGGCGTCTACGCCGTGGTGATCACGCTCCTGCTCTTCGGGCTTGCGGGGATGTGGCTCGTCCTGCCGAACCCGCCGGTGACCGCGCCGCCCGAGACCGGCTCGCGCCACTAGAGCGGACGCGCCGCGATCGCCCACTGCGCGCCGTCCGACCGACCGCACGCGATGCAGCCGGTGACCGGAGGGACCGGGAACGGTAGCGGGTCCTCCGGCGTCCCGAGGAGGGCGCCGTCGATCGCGGTCTCGATGCGGTGGCCGCAGTCCTCCCGGCCGCACCAGCCGACCAGCCGCACCGTCGAGGAGGCCGCGAGCTCCTCCAGCGAGCGGGCGACGGAGAAGGCCGCGGCGAACGCGCGCTGCGCGCGCTCGATGAGCGCGCGGTCGAACTCCCGCAGCCGGTCGTCGACCTCGTGCTCGAGGCGATCGAGCGCGACCGGGGCCTTGTGGCCCAGCCGGTCCGCCGCGCTCAGCGCGCGATTCTCCACCTCTCGGCGACCGACCTCGAGGCGCAGCGGCGTGCCGGCGGTCTCCCAGCGGTAGTACTTCGCGCCCGGGCGCTCGTCGCCGTCGTCGAGGTGGACCCGCCGGCCGTGGCGACGCAGGCGCTCGGCGACCTCCGTCGCGACGCGCCGTGGGGCCTCCCCCGCGTCGGGGCCGGGGATCGGAATGACGACGACCTCGTATGGGGCGAGCGCCGTCGGGAACACCGCGCCCTTGCGGTCGCCGTGGACCGCGAGCGCGGCGCCGAGCAGGCGCTCGGAGAGGCCGAAGGTCGTCTGATGCACGTAGCGCTGGCTGCCGTCCGCGGCCTCGTAGCGGATCCCGTAGGGACGGGCGAAGTTCTCCCGGTAGTGGTGGATGCTCCCGATCTGCAGCGTGCGGGCCGCCCCGACCGGGATGTCGAGCGCGATCGAATAGAACGCACCGGGGAACTTGTCCCAATCCGGGCGGCGGACGGCGAGGTACGGGAGCGCGAGGGCGCTCGCCATGGCCCGGAACGCCTGCCGGTTCGACCGGACCCGCTCGGCGGCATGCTCCTCGTTCGCCTGACAGGTGTGCTCCTCGAAGAAGTGGATCTCCCGCACGCGCAGGAACGGTCGTGTCGTCTTCGTCTCGTAGCGGAACGTGTTCACGATCTGGTAGACGTTGAGCGGCAGGTCGCGGTGCGAGCGTACCCAGAGGGCGAAGACCGGGTACATCGCGGTCTCGCTGGTCGGGCGCAGCACGAGCGGGATGTCGAGCGGGCTCGTCCCGCCCTTCGTGACCCAGTAGACCTGCGCGTCGAACCCCTTGATGTGCTCGGCCTCCTTCGCGAACTCGGTCGAGGGGATGAGCGCGGGGAACTCGACGGCGACCGAGCCGGTCGCCTCGATCTCGCGGATCAGGACCGCGTCGAGATTCCGGCGGGCCCGCATCCCGTCCGGCGTCCAGACATTGAGGCCCTTGACGGGGTAGCGCTTGTCGGTAAGGTTCGCGGCCTCCACGACCGCGAGGTACCAGTCGATGAACGCCGCCGTCTTGTCCGGGAGCTCGACCATCGGCCGGTCCGGAGGGAGGGGCGGAGCGTATTAGCCTGCGGGCCGGCCGCCGGCGGTCGCGGGCGCTCGGCGGGGCTCGAGAGAGAGGATTAAGCCTTCCGGAGGGCATACTTCGCGGGCCATGCGCCTCGTCGTCTGCATCGACCGTGACGACGACCTCGGCCGCAAGGCCTCGGTCGCCGGGCCCGTCGTCGGTCGCGCCGCGGTCCTCGACGCGGCCGTCCGTCTCGGCACGGCCGACCCCGAGGACTCCGACACCAACGCCCTGTTCGCGGCCGTGAGCCTGCTCGACGAGCTCCGCGGCGCGGGCGAGGAGTGCGAGGTCTGCGTCCTCACCGGCGCCGGCAAGGTCGGGGTGCTCTCGGACCGCCGGGTCGCCGCGCAGTTCGACGACGTGCTCGGTCGCGTGGGGGCCGACAGCGCGTTCCTCGTGAGCGACGGGGCGGAGGACGAGTTCCTGTTCCCGATCCTGGCCTCGCGCGTCAAGGTCGACGGCGTCCGCCGCGTCTACGTCCGCCAGAACGCGAGCATCGAGTCGACCTACTACACGGTCGTGCGCGCGCTCAAGGACCCGAAGCTGCGGGCCAAGACGGTCCTGCCGCTCGCGCTCGTCCTGCTGATCCTCGGCGTCGCGGCCGCGAGCGGCGTCCTCCTCTGGGGCGTCATCGGTCTCGCGATCGTCCTCGGCGTCTACCTCATCTTCTGGACGTTCGACGTGGACGAGGCGCTCATCGAGTCGATCCAGGGCGCCTCGACCGACATCCGGCAGGGTTCGGTCGCCTTCGGCTTCGGCCTGTTCGCGATCGCCCTCGTGGGGGTCGGGTTCCTCTCGGGCTACGATAGCTACGCGGGGAGCGCGGGCTCGCCGCTCGAGCGCGTCCTGTTCTTCCTGCAGTCCGGCGTCTTCTGGTGGATCCTCGGCGCGCTCGTCTGGGAGTCCGGCCGCGCGATCCGCCGGACGCTCTCGCGGGGCCGCTTCCCGCGCTCGTTCGTGGTCGCGACGACCTCGATCGTCGGGATCGGCCTCGTCAGCTACGGGATCGTCTACCTCGTCCGGTATCTGCAGGGCGCGCTCGGCCCGGGCCAGCTACCGGTGCTGCTCGCGCTCCTGCTCGCCGGCTTCGGCCTCGTGATCGGGGCCGGCGCGCTGCAGCAGTACTTGAAGGCCCTCGCCGCCCGCGCGGTCCTCGACCCGCGGAGCCAGGGCTCGGGCTAGGCCGACCGACGCCGGCGGCCGGGGGGCGCCGCGGCGCGGGCGGACGGCGTGCCGAGCGGGACCGTGCGGGCCACTTCCGCGAGATCCGCCCGCGACACCGCGAGGCCGCAACGCGCCCGCAACGTCCGCTGCACGGCCGAGAGCCCCGGCGCGATCTCCGCGGCCTTCGCCGCCAGCGTGCGGAGGTCCTCCCAGTAGTTCCAGGGAAAGACGATCCAGGCCCACGCTTGCCGGGGGATCATCTCGGCGTAGAAGTCCGGGACGAACCGGGCGTGCGAGATGTGGAGGAACGTGGCGCTCGCGAGCGTCCTCGGTCCCTGCGCCCGAACGTGATCGACGGCGAGCCGGAGGCTCTCGCCGGTGTCGGTGATGTCGTCCACGACGAGCACACCCTGGTCCCGGACCGGGCCGCTGAGGCCCTCGGTGAGCTCGGCCGCGCCGGTCGGCGTCGCGGTGATGCCCCAGTGCTGGGCGCGCAGGGAGACCATCCGCGTCACGCCGAGCCGATCGCAGAGGAGGCGGGCGGGCACCCAGCCGCCGCGGGTGAGCCCGACGATCGTCTCGGGGATCGCCGCGCGCGCGCGGATCGCTTCCGCGACGCGGTCCGCCCAGCGATCGACATCGGCCCACGTCGCCCGCCGGCAGCGCGGGAGCTCCGCCATTTTCGGGGAGAGCCCGGCGGGTCTACGGGTAGATCCCGCGGATCTGGATCGCGTCGACGACCCGCTGGATCGCGAGGACGTAGGCCGCGGTTCGGTTGTGCACCTTGCGCTCGATGCCGACCTTGTGGACGTCCTGGTAGGAGCGCACCATCACCTGCTCGAGCCGCCGGTTGACCTCCTCGAGCGGCCAGTAGTAACCCTGGATGTCCTGCGCCCACTCGAAGTAGCTGACGGTGACCCCGCCGGCGTTGGCGAGGACGTCGGGGAGCACGGTGACCTTGCGCTGGAACAGGATCTCGTCGGCCTCGGGGAGCGTCGGCCCGTTGGCGGCCTCCGCGACGAGCTTCGCCTGGATCTTATCGGCGTTCTTCCGGGAGATCTGGTTCTCGAGCGCGGCCGGTACGAGGATTTCCGCCTTCGCCTCGAGGAGCTCGTCGTTCGAGATCGCCTTGGTGCCCGGGAACCCGACCACCGAGCCGGTCTTCATCTTGTGCGCTTCGACCGCGTGCGGGTTGAGCCCGTCGGCCTTGTAGATGCCCCCGCGCGAGTCGGAGACCGCGACGATCTTCGCCCCCTGGTCGTCGTAGAGGAGCTTGGCCGCGACGCTGCCGGCGTTCCCGAATCCCTGCACGGCGACCGCGGCGCCCTTGACCTTGATGCCGACGTCCTTCGCCGCCTCGCGGATGACGTAGGCGCAGCCGCGTCCGGTCGCCTCGCCGCGGCCCTCGCTGCCACCGAGGCTGATCGGCTTGCCCGTCACGACGCCGGGCACGCTGTAGCCCTTCTGCATCGAGTAGGTGTCCATGATCCAGGCCATCGTCTGGCTGTCGGTGTAGACGTCCGGCGCCGGGATGTCCATCTCGGGCCCGATGATCGGCGCGATCTCGCTCGCGTAGCGACGCGTCAGGCGTTCGAGCTCGGTCTTGCTGAGATGCTTCGGATCGCAGACGACCCCGCCCTTCGCCCCGCCGTAGGGGATGTTGACGACCGCGCACTTCCAGGTCATCCACGCGGCGAGCGCCCGGACCTCGTCGAGCGTCACCTGGGGGTGGTAGCGGATCCCGCCCTTCGTCGGGCCGCGCGCCATGTTGTACTGGACGCGGTAGCCCGTGTAGATCCGATAGGAGCCGTCGTCCATCCGGACGGGGAAGTTCACGGTCAGCTCGCGCTTGGGGTGCTTGAGACCCTCGCGGATGCCGGGCTCGAGCCCGATCAGATCCGCGACGATGTCGACCTGCTGTTTCGCTGTCTCAAACGGATTGACGCTGGAAGTACTCGCCATGGTACGGCTCCCCCGACGGGGCACGGCGGGACCCGGGAGCGCCTACTTGAGGGTAGCGTGGACCCTGTCACGGCGCGACACGGCGGGGACCCGACGGCGCGCGCCGGAGTGCCGGCCCGGACCGCCGAACGGCTGCCAGCCCGCGGGGGGCATCGGAATCCGACCGTCCGGGGTGACGAGCCAAGCGCCCCGGCCCCGATCGACCCGGCCGATCCGCGACAGGGCACCACCGACCCGCTGGACGGCACGCTCCGCCGCGGCGAGGCGGGCCGGCGGGACGGTCGCGAGCAGCTCGTAGTCGCCGCCGAAGAACGCGAGGGCCCGGCGCTCTCGCGTCCCGCGCGCGGCGCGCCCGAGGCCGCGGGCGAACGGGAGCGACGCCTCGCGGATCGAGAGGCGGACGCCGCTCGCCGCCGCGACGAGCCGCGCCGACTCGGCGAGCCCGTCCGACGTGTCGATCATCGCGTGGGCGAACGGCGCGAGGGCGACGCCCTCGCGCACGCGAGGGCGGACCGCGACCAGGGCGGCGGCCGCCGCCGCGGAATCCGGTCCCTCGGCGCGCAGGCGAGCCGCAGCGAGCCCGCCCCGGCCCACGGTGCCCGTCGTCACGACCAGATCGCCGGCACGGGCACCCGAACGCGGCGCGAGGCGGCCCGCGCTCGCCCAGCCGAACACGGTGCTCGCGACCGCGCGGACCGGGCCGGGCTTGGTGTCGCCGCCGATCACGTGAGCGCCGAACCCTGCCCCCAGCCGCTCGGCGCCGCGGACCACGCCCTCGGCCCACCGCTGCGGCGTCCCGGCCGGGAGGATCAGCCCCAATAGGATGCCGGCGGGCCGGGCGCCCTTCGAGGCGACGTCCGACAGGCTGACCGCGGCGGCTGCCGCGCCGAGCTCGCTCGCCTCGGTGCGCGGCAGGAAGTGGACGCCTTCGACCAGCGAGTCCGTCGAGATCACCGTGACCGAGCCCGGGGGCGGGCGCATCGCCGCAGCGTCGTCGCCGAGCGGCAGGAGTCCGAGGTGTCCCGCGGGAAGCAGCCGGGCGAGGCGCTCGTGGAACGCCCGTTCCCGGACCGGTGCCGAAGAGGAAGGAACGGTCCGGGGCATCGCCCCTCACTTGTACGGGACGAACTCCTTGCCGAGGAGCTCCCGCCCGAGAATGAGACGCATCACGTTGAGGCCGCCTTCGGCGCCGACGAGGTAGGACATGATGCCGCGTAGACCGAGCTCGAGGCCGACGTCCTTGGTGTAGCCGGCGGCGCCGAACCACATCATCACTCGCTTGACGCACTCGAAGGCGATCGGCGGCGCGGTGAGCTTCACGCTCGCGACCGCGCGATCGACCTCCGAGCGATGGGACATGTCGCCGCGGAGCGAGTAGGTATCGAGCAGCCAGGCCGCGCGGCGGCACTGCCACTTCACCGCCTCGACCTGCGTCCACAGGTCCACGAGCTCGAACTGGATGCCCTCGAACTTGCCGAGCGGGCGCCCGAAGACCTGGCGCTCGCGGATATAGTTCATGCCGGTCTCCAGCGCGCGCTCGGCGGCGCCGACGCACGCGGCGCTGACGAACGTGCGGGCGACGGAGAAGCCCTCCATCGCGCGCTCGAAGCCCTTGCCTTCCTCCCCGACGAGGTGGTGCGCGGGCACCGCCACGTCGCGGTAGCTGAGAGCCCCCGTGGAGATCCCCATCCGTCCCATGTTCTCGAAGCGCTGGGTCGAGACGCCGTCCGTGCGCGTCGGCACGTAGAGGAAATCGAAGCCGGTGTCGGCCCGCGCGAGGGTCAGGTGGCCCCCGCCCATCCGCTTCGCCTCCTCGACGCCCGAGACGAACGCCTTCTCGCCGTTGAGCACGAACCCTTCGCCCGCGCGTCGCGCGGTCGTGCGGAGATGGGCGAGATCGCTGCCCCCGGTCGGCTCGGTCGTCGCGATGCCGAGGAACGCGCGTCCGGAGCAGACCGCCGGCAGCACCTCGCGCTTCGTCGCTTCCGAGCCGTGTCGGGCGAGTACGTGACCCCAGCCCGCCTCGAGGAGGAAGAACACCGCGGTCGCCATGGACGAGTCGCCCCGCCCGATCTCCTCGGCCGCGAGCTCGGTGAGTACCGCCGACGCGCCCATGCCTCCGTAGTCCGCCGGTACGGGCATGGCGAGGAGCCCGAGTTCCGCCATCTGTTGGAGCACGTCGTTGGGGATCCGCCCGCCCGCGTCGATCTCGCGCTCGCGCGGCCGCAGCACGCGGTCGCCGAAGCGGCGCACCGCGCTCTGGAACGCCTCCTCCTCGTCGCTGAGCCGGAAGTCCATCGGTCGGCGCGCGGGACGCGCGACCCGGGACTAAAGGGTATCCGACCGCCGCGCGGGGTGCCCGAACGCCTTTAACTCCCGCCCCGCTCGCGCCGATCGTCGGGAGGCGACGGTGCGGGTCCGGGTCGCGATCAACGGTTACGGCACGATCGGCAAGCGGGTCGCGGACGCGGTGGCCCGGCAACCGGACATGGAGCTGGTCGGCGTGACCAAGACCCGTCCCAGCTTCGAGGCGCGACGCGCCGCGGAGAAGGGCTACGCCCTCTACCTCGCGGGCGCCGGCGACTCTGCCGCCTTCGAACGCGCCGGCCTGAAGGTCGCCGGCACGCTGCGCGACCTGCTCGCCCGGGCGGACGTCGTGGTCGACGCCTCACCGGACAAGGTCGGTCGCGAGAACCGGGCCCTCTACGAGGCGGCGGGGGTCCGTGCGGTGTACCAAGGCGGGGAAGCCGCGGACGTGGCCGAGGCCTCGTTCAGCTCCTCGGGGAACTTCGACGCCTGTCGAGGGAAGACGAGCCTGCGCGTCGTCTCGTGCAACACGACCGGCATCGCTCGCGCCGCGGCCGTCCTCCGCGGGAACTGGGGCGTCGACCACTGGGAGGTCACCCTCATCCGACGCGCCGCCGACCCGGCGGAGTCCAAGCGCGGGCCGCTCAACGGCATCGTGCCGACGCTGCACCTCCCGTCGCACCACGGGCCCGATGTCCGGACCATCTTCCCCGACCTCGTCATCGCCACCAGCGCCGTCGTCGTGCCGACGACCCTGATGCACGTGCACGTCAACCATGTCCGGCTCCGTCGGCCGCCGGTGGACGCCGCGGAGGTGATCGCCGCGTTCCGTCGGACCCCGCGGTTCCTCCTGTTCGCCCCGTGGGAGCGCGTCGAGGGCACCCCCCAGGTCATGGAATACGCCCGCGATCGCGGCATCGGGTTCAACGACATGATGGAGAACGTGCTGTGGGAGGAAGGCCTGCGGCTCGACGGCCGCGACGCCTACTTCTTCCAGGCGATCCACCAGGAGTCGGTGGTGGTCCCCGAGAACGTCGACGCGATCCGGGCGATCTTCGCGCTCGCGCCGGACGGGCCGAGCTCGATCGCCATCACCGACCGTGCGCTGGGCCTCGCGACCGGGAGCTGAGGTCGCGGGCGGACGAGTCCCCCGGCCCCTACCGCTGCGACGGGAGGCCCTTTGCCGGGAGCATGGCGAGCGATCGGCCGTCCTCGCGCTCGGACGGGCCCGAGCGCTGCGCGCGCGCGATGGCGAGCGCCGAGACGGCGCCCGCCGGCAGGTCCGAGCGAGCCCGGTCCCCACGCAGCGCGCGGACGAGCCGTCTGGCCAGGCTCCCGTGAGCGCCCTTCTCGGACGGGATCGGCGCGACGTAGAGGTCGAAGTCGCCGAGCTGTTCCAGGGCCGCGTACGCGCGCACGCGGTCGGTCGAGCGCATCCTCGCCTGCAGCATCGCCGCTTCCGGTCCCATCATCTTCGTTCCCCCGGGCCTCTTTCCCCATCGACCGAGGGCGTCCGTCGGACTAGAAGCCCCCGTCCCCTGGGTTCCGAGAAACGGCCCGCCGGCGGCGTCCCCGACCGTTTTCGACAGCGTTCGTGGCGAAACCGGTCACCGACGCGCGGACGCCCGGGGCGATGCCGGAGCGCCCGCCGGCCGAGGTGGTGGCGCTCGGCCGACCCCAAGAATCTTATAGACGGCCCCGCTCGCGCGCGGAGCATGTACTACCTGGACGCTCGTCGCGACGTCGTCCGGATCCCTCCGGAGCGCCTCGGCCCCGAGCTCTCGAGCGTGCTCACGGAGCTCGCCCAGCAGCAGTTCGAGGGCAAGCTCGTCGACGGCCAGAACCTCGCGGTGACGATCCGGGACGTCAAGCCCGTCGGCGAGGGCCACATCATCCACGGCGACGGCGGCGTCTACCAGGAGGTCGAGTACCAGGCGCTCGTCTTTCGACCGGAGATCCAGGAGGTCGTCGAGGGCTCGGTGGTCGAGATCCGCAAGTTCGGTGCGTTCGTCCGGTTCGGACCGCTCGACGGCCTCCTCCACGTCTCGCAGATCATGGACGATCGGGTGAACATCGACGAGCACAACCAGCGGCTCGTGGGGATCGAGACGAAGAAGGACCTGAGGGTCGGCTACAAGGTCCGGGCGCGCGTGGTGTCGCTCTCGCTCTCGGAGATCTCGCCGCGGGACAGCCGCATCGGGCTCACGATGCGTCAGCCGGCGCTCGGGCGCCTCGAGTGGATCCAGGAGGCGCACAAGAAGGCCGACGAGCGCTCGGGCAAGAAGGCGGCGGCGCCCGCGCCGAAGAAGGGCGCCGCGAAGGTCGAGGCGAAGGCCGAGCCGAAGTCCGCGGCCGCGGGGTCGTCATGATCAACCTGAAGGCCTGCAAGAACTGCAACACGATCACCGATCAGGCGAAGTGTCCCCGGTGCGGCGGCGAGGTCTCGCGCGAGTGGCAGGGCTACCTCATCGTGATCGACCCGGAGAAGTCGGAGATCGCGCGCAAGATGGGGATCCATGCTGCGGGCCGGTACGCGCTCCGCGTCAAGTGACGAGCGGGCCTGGGCCGTCCCGGAGTCGCTGCGCCCGACCCTCGCCGAGGAGTACGGCCCGACCTACTCCGGTGAGGCCGCGGACCGACGCATCCGATCGCTCGGGGTCTTCGGCAGCTGCGGCGATCGGGTGACGCAGCGGGCGCTCGAGCTCGGCAAGATGCCGCTCGTCGGCATCGTCGACTACAAGACCCGACGCAACGAGCCGATCGACCCGGCCGTGTTCCGTCCGATCGCCGCGCGCCGGCGGGTGCGCGTGCGCAACCCCCCCGGCGTCCTGACCGAGCGCCTGCGCTCGGCGGTCAAGGAGCTCATCCAGGCCGGCGGCGGTCTGGTCGAGGTCGACGGCGAGGAGGACCTCGGCTCGCTCGCGCTCGTCGAATCGCTCCCCGCCGGTGCCACCGTTATATACGGCATCCCGGGTGCGGGGGTCTCCTTCGTCCGCGTCGACGCGGTCGCGAAGGAACACGTTCGCCACCTGATCGCGCAAATGGAGCTGCGGAGAACCCCCCGTGGAGATTAGGATCCTCGAGGAGCGCGCGAACCCGCTCCTGAAGCGGCACGAGTACCGCTTCGAGGTCGCCCATGCCACCACGGCGACCCCGACCCGCGACTCGGTGCGGGTCGAGCTCTCCAAGGTCGTCAAGGCGCCGAAGGACCGCGTCATCATCGAGCGGATGCGCGCGCGCTTCGGCACGGCGACCGCGCGCGGGGACGCGCTCGTCTACGACAGCGTGGACGCCGCGAAGTCGATCACGCGCTCCCACATCCTGGTGCGCAACGGGCTCAAGGAGAAAGTGTCCAAGGGTCCCGCCCCGACCGCGGAGGCGCCCAAGGGCGAGGCGCCCGCCCCGGCTCCGGCCCCCGCTCCCCCCGCGGAGGCGAAGGGCGAGAAGCCCGCGAAGGACGCCGCCGGGTGATCAGCGATGGCCAAGGCGCGGATCGGCCTCTACGAGGTCTCGGGCGACTCGCTGACGCGCACGCACAAGACCTGCCCGAAGTGCGGGCCGGGGACGTTCCTCGCCGAGCACGGCGACCGCCGCTCCTGCGGACGATGCGGCTACTCGGAGTCGAAGGCGGTCCCTCCGGCCCCGAAGGGCAAGGCCTCCCGTAGCTGACCTCGCCCGGTCGACGCCCAGGACCGACTACACGCGCAGCGGGCGGCCGTCGACCTCCACGTCCGCGTCGGCGACGATCACGAAGCCGAAGAACGGGGACCGGTTCTGGCCACCGGAGAACCGATTCCCTCCGACCGATACGAGTAGTGCCCCGCGCTCCACGTCCTCGAGCTGGGGAGTGTTGTGCAGCCCGGGGTTGAGGCCGACGCCGAACATCCCGGGCCGGTCGCGGCCCGTGCCTCCCGTCCGGTACGGCGCGTCGAACAGTTCCGCCCCCGTTTCGAACGAGTGGTCGACGAGCTTTCCCTTGCGGAACCGCAGGACTCCGCCGGTCGCGATCCCCGCGTCGTAGTAGTTGGTCCGGTTGCTGACCACCGTGCCGTCGGCGACGCGCTCGTCGAGCGCGACGCGTACCGAGCCGCTCGGCAGCGTCACGAGCATGCCGAAGGGACCCGGCTTCTTCGGCACCGATCCGACGTTCACCACCGCGGGCCGGTGACGCAGCCCGAGGGTGAGGTCGGTCCCGTTCGAGTGGCGGATCCTCAGGCGCTTGCCGCGGGTCAGCGCCCGCTCGAGCGGCGCCGCCATGCGGGCCAGGCGGGTGGGGTCGACCACGCTGCCCCGGATGAGCTGGTCCATCCAGGTCGCCTCGTCGGCGCCGTAGGCACGGGCCAGGCTGGGGTACACGCGACCGAACTCGAGGCGTGCGCCCCGGACCCCGGCCTTGTGCGCGGCCTTGTACCACGGCTCGTTCCACGACAGCAGCCGATCCTGGGTCTTCTGGGGCAGCTCGGCGAACCGCTGCCGGTCGCCCGGTCCCCATAGGTGGATGTAGACGTCGGTCTCGCTAAGCGCCGCCCACTCGTGGGAGCCGACGGTGCCGAGCACCTCGACGAGCCCGTGCTCCACGCCGTCCCAGTACTCCGCCTCGTCCTCGTAGACCAGCAGGGTCTGCGCCCCGAGGCGTCGCGCCTCTCGGACGAGCGCCACGGACCAGGGAAGCGAATGGGTCCAGCCCTCGACGAGGACGCGCTCACCTCGGCGGACCTTCAGGTTCCTGGTGAGGATGGATCGCGCCGCCTGTCGTCGTCGGGCTTCGGGAACGGAGGGTTCGGCCATGCACCCCCAGACTCGCGGTACTATTTTGCCCTCGGCGGCCCCCGCGGTCGGTCGTCGCCTCGAGCCGAAGGCATCGTGCGCCGCTGAGGGCCGCGGGGGAGCCGGCAAGCACCATAAGCGCCCATGATTGGCAGCGCGTTGTCCCCAGTGGGCCCGTAGTATAGCTTGGACATCACGGAGGCCTCCGGAGCCTCAAACCCGGGTTCGAATCCCGGCGGGCCCGCGACCATTTCGTCCCAGAGCCCGTCGTGGAGGGGCCGTTAGTTCGAGGTTTCGCGGTTCTCCTCGAGAAGGTCGCCTGAGCCCACCCTTCCGGTG
Encoded here:
- a CDS encoding 30S ribosomal protein S27ae, which codes for MAKARIGLYEVSGDSLTRTHKTCPKCGPGTFLAEHGDRRSCGRCGYSESKAVPPAPKGKASRS
- a CDS encoding DNA-directed RNA polymerase, producing the protein MYYLDARRDVVRIPPERLGPELSSVLTELAQQQFEGKLVDGQNLAVTIRDVKPVGEGHIIHGDGGVYQEVEYQALVFRPEIQEVVEGSVVEIRKFGAFVRFGPLDGLLHVSQIMDDRVNIDEHNQRLVGIETKKDLRVGYKVRARVVSLSLSEISPRDSRIGLTMRQPALGRLEWIQEAHKKADERSGKKAAAPAPKKGAAKVEAKAEPKSAAAGSS
- a CDS encoding type II glyceraldehyde-3-phosphate dehydrogenase, producing the protein MRVRVAINGYGTIGKRVADAVARQPDMELVGVTKTRPSFEARRAAEKGYALYLAGAGDSAAFERAGLKVAGTLRDLLARADVVVDASPDKVGRENRALYEAAGVRAVYQGGEAADVAEASFSSSGNFDACRGKTSLRVVSCNTTGIARAAAVLRGNWGVDHWEVTLIRRAADPAESKRGPLNGIVPTLHLPSHHGPDVRTIFPDLVIATSAVVVPTTLMHVHVNHVRLRRPPVDAAEVIAAFRRTPRFLLFAPWERVEGTPQVMEYARDRGIGFNDMMENVLWEEGLRLDGRDAYFFQAIHQESVVVPENVDAIRAIFALAPDGPSSIAITDRALGLATGS
- the spt4 gene encoding transcription elongation factor subunit Spt4, producing MINLKACKNCNTITDQAKCPRCGGEVSREWQGYLIVIDPEKSEIARKMGIHAAGRYALRVK
- a CDS encoding DUF359 domain-containing protein, with product MLRAGTRSASSDERAWAVPESLRPTLAEEYGPTYSGEAADRRIRSLGVFGSCGDRVTQRALELGKMPLVGIVDYKTRRNEPIDPAVFRPIAARRRVRVRNPPGVLTERLRSAVKELIQAGGGLVEVDGEEDLGSLALVESLPAGATVIYGIPGAGVSFVRVDAVAKEHVRHLIAQMELRRTPRGD
- the rps24e gene encoding 30S ribosomal protein S24e codes for the protein MEIRILEERANPLLKRHEYRFEVAHATTATPTRDSVRVELSKVVKAPKDRVIIERMRARFGTATARGDALVYDSVDAAKSITRSHILVRNGLKEKVSKGPAPTAEAPKGEAPAPAPAPAPPAEAKGEKPAKDAAG
- a CDS encoding aminopeptidase, with amino-acid sequence MAEPSVPEARRRQAARSILTRNLKVRRGERVLVEGWTHSLPWSVALVREARRLGAQTLLVYEDEAEYWDGVEHGLVEVLGTVGSHEWAALSETDVYIHLWGPGDRQRFAELPQKTQDRLLSWNEPWYKAAHKAGVRGARLEFGRVYPSLARAYGADEATWMDQLIRGSVVDPTRLARMAAPLERALTRGKRLRIRHSNGTDLTLGLRHRPAVVNVGSVPKKPGPFGMLVTLPSGSVRVALDERVADGTVVSNRTNYYDAGIATGGVLRFRKGKLVDHSFETGAELFDAPYRTGGTGRDRPGMFGVGLNPGLHNTPQLEDVERGALLVSVGGNRFSGGQNRSPFFGFVIVADADVEVDGRPLRV